A region from the Mycolicibacterium phlei genome encodes:
- the sufU gene encoding Fe-S cluster assembly sulfur transfer protein SufU: MRLEQMYQEVILDHYKHPHNRGLREPFGAEVHHVNPTCGDEVTLRVALSEDGETVTDISYDGQGCSISQASTSVLTDQIIGTSVGDALKTVAAFTEMISSRGTIEGDEDVLGDGIAFAGVAKYPARVKCALLGWMAFKDALVQASEGLQEAG; this comes from the coding sequence GTGCGACTTGAACAGATGTACCAGGAAGTGATCCTGGACCACTACAAGCACCCGCACAATCGCGGTCTGCGCGAACCGTTCGGCGCGGAGGTGCATCACGTCAACCCGACGTGCGGCGACGAGGTGACGCTGCGGGTGGCGCTGTCCGAGGACGGCGAGACGGTGACCGACATCTCCTACGACGGGCAGGGCTGCTCGATCAGCCAGGCCTCGACGTCGGTGCTGACCGACCAGATCATCGGCACCAGTGTCGGCGACGCGCTCAAGACCGTCGCGGCGTTCACCGAGATGATCTCCTCGCGGGGCACCATCGAAGGTGACGAGGACGTCCTCGGCGACGGCATCGCGTTCGCCGGCGTCGCGAAGTACCCGGCGCGGGTGAAGTGCGCGCTGCTGGGGTGGATGGCTTTCAAGGACGCACTGGTGCAGGCGTCCGAAGGACTGCAGGAGGCAGGATGA
- a CDS encoding metal-sulfur cluster assembly factor: MSETASDELLADIEEAMRDVVDPELGINVVDLGLVYDMNVEKGEQGNIALIDMTLTSAACPLTDVIEDQSRTALVGSGLVSELRINWVWNPPWGPDKITEDGREQLRALGFTV, translated from the coding sequence ATGAGCGAGACGGCTTCAGACGAACTGCTGGCCGACATCGAGGAGGCGATGCGCGACGTCGTCGACCCCGAGCTCGGGATCAACGTCGTCGATCTCGGCCTCGTGTACGACATGAACGTCGAGAAGGGCGAGCAGGGCAACATCGCGCTGATCGACATGACGCTGACCTCGGCGGCCTGCCCGCTCACCGACGTCATCGAGGACCAGTCGCGCACCGCGCTGGTGGGCAGCGGACTGGTCAGCGAGCTGCGGATCAACTGGGTGTGGAACCCGCCGTGGGGCCCGGACAAGATCACCGAGGACGGTCGCGAACAGCTGCGGGCGCTCGGCTTCACCGTCTAG
- the trxA gene encoding thioredoxin — MATQDITAEEFNDVVTSNEIVLVDFWASWCGPCRQFAPTFAASSEQHPDVVFAKVDTEAEQELAAAADIRSIPTLMAFKKGRLIFNQAGALPPAALEELVQRVKEFDIDAAIAAQENGQPE; from the coding sequence GTGGCAACCCAAGACATCACCGCCGAAGAATTCAACGACGTCGTCACCAGCAACGAGATCGTGCTGGTGGATTTCTGGGCCTCCTGGTGCGGGCCCTGCCGGCAGTTCGCCCCGACCTTCGCGGCGTCGTCCGAACAGCATCCCGACGTGGTGTTCGCCAAGGTTGACACCGAAGCCGAGCAGGAACTGGCCGCCGCGGCCGACATCCGCTCGATCCCCACGCTGATGGCCTTCAAGAAGGGCCGGCTGATCTTCAACCAGGCCGGCGCGCTTCCGCCCGCCGCGCTCGAGGAGCTCGTGCAGCGGGTCAAGGAGTTCGACATCGACGCCGCGATCGCCGCGCAGGAGAACGGGCAGCCGGAGTAG
- a CDS encoding ABC-F family ATP-binding cassette domain-containing protein has protein sequence MITATDLEVRAGARTLLSTNGTALRVQPGDRIGLVGRNGAGKTTTMRILAGEGEPYAGTITRSGEIGYLPQDPREGDLDVLARDRVLSARGLDTLLAALEKQQVLMAEVADDAARDKAVRKYGQLEERFAALGGYAAESEAGRICSSLGLPERVLTQPLRTLSGGQRRRVELARILFAASESGAGSSTTLLLDEPTNHLDADSIGWLRDFLQQHTGGLIVISHNVELLADVVNKVWFLDAVRGEVDVYNMGWQKYLDARATDEQRRRRERANAERKAAALRAQAAKLGAKATKAVAAQNMLRRAERMMASLDEERVADKVARIKFPTPAPCGRTPLVAKGLTKNYGSLEVFTGVDLAIDRGSRVVVLGLNGAGKTTLLRLLAGVETPDAGHLEPGHGLKIGYFAQEHDTLDDTATVWENIRHAAPDTGEQDLRGLLGAFMFSGPQLDQPAGTLSGGEKTRLALAGLVASTANVLLLDEPTNNLDPASREQVLDALRSYTGAVVLVTHDPGAAEALDPQRVVLLPDGTEDFWSEDYRDLIELA, from the coding sequence TTGATCACCGCAACGGACCTGGAGGTCCGCGCCGGGGCGCGTACGTTGCTGTCCACCAACGGCACCGCGCTGCGCGTGCAGCCCGGCGACCGGATCGGGCTGGTCGGGCGCAACGGCGCCGGCAAGACCACCACCATGCGCATCCTGGCGGGGGAAGGGGAGCCCTACGCGGGCACCATCACCCGCAGCGGTGAAATCGGTTACCTGCCACAGGATCCCAGAGAGGGCGACCTCGACGTGCTGGCCCGCGACCGGGTGCTGTCGGCCCGCGGGCTGGACACCCTGCTGGCCGCGCTGGAGAAGCAGCAGGTGCTGATGGCCGAGGTCGCCGACGACGCCGCCCGCGACAAGGCGGTGCGCAAGTACGGCCAGCTCGAGGAGCGCTTCGCCGCCCTCGGGGGCTACGCCGCCGAGAGCGAGGCCGGCCGCATCTGCTCCAGCCTCGGCCTGCCCGAGCGGGTGCTCACCCAGCCGCTGCGCACGCTGTCCGGCGGTCAGCGCCGCCGGGTCGAGCTGGCCCGGATCCTGTTCGCCGCCTCCGAGAGCGGTGCGGGCTCGAGCACCACGCTGCTGCTCGACGAGCCCACCAACCACCTCGACGCCGACTCGATCGGCTGGCTGCGCGACTTCCTGCAGCAGCACACCGGTGGGCTGATCGTCATCAGCCACAATGTCGAGCTGCTCGCCGACGTGGTGAACAAGGTGTGGTTCCTCGACGCGGTGCGCGGTGAGGTCGACGTCTACAACATGGGCTGGCAGAAGTACCTCGACGCCAGGGCCACCGACGAGCAACGCCGCAGGCGGGAACGCGCCAACGCTGAACGCAAGGCGGCCGCGCTGCGCGCCCAGGCCGCCAAACTGGGTGCCAAAGCCACCAAAGCCGTTGCGGCACAGAATATGTTGCGCCGCGCCGAGCGGATGATGGCGTCGCTGGACGAGGAGCGCGTCGCCGACAAGGTGGCCCGCATCAAGTTCCCCACCCCGGCGCCGTGCGGCCGTACCCCGTTGGTGGCCAAGGGGCTGACCAAGAACTACGGCTCGCTGGAGGTGTTCACCGGCGTCGACCTGGCCATCGACCGCGGCTCGCGGGTGGTGGTGCTGGGGCTCAACGGCGCGGGCAAGACCACGCTGCTGCGACTGCTCGCGGGGGTGGAGACCCCCGACGCGGGACACCTCGAACCCGGGCACGGTCTCAAGATCGGCTACTTCGCCCAGGAGCACGACACCCTCGACGACACCGCCACGGTGTGGGAGAACATCCGCCACGCCGCGCCGGACACCGGTGAGCAGGATCTGCGAGGTCTGTTGGGCGCGTTCATGTTCAGCGGACCGCAGCTCGACCAGCCGGCGGGCACGCTGTCCGGCGGCGAGAAGACGCGGCTGGCGCTGGCGGGGCTGGTGGCCTCCACGGCCAACGTGCTGCTGCTCGACGAGCCCACCAACAACCTCGACCCGGCCTCCCGCGAGCAGGTGCTCGACGCGTTGCGCAGCTACACCGGCGCGGTGGTACTGGTGACCCACGACCCGGGCGCGGCCGAGGCGTTGGACCCGCAACGCGTGGTCCTGCTGCCCGACGGCACCGAGGACTTCTGGTCCGAGGACTACCGGGATCTCATCGAGCTGGCCTGA
- a CDS encoding enoyl-CoA hydratase — translation MTDSENSNFVLVDRPVPGVALVTLNRPERMNSMAFDVMVPLRSVLQELTYDNSVRAVVLTGAGRGFSSGADHKSAGSVPHIDGLTRPSYALRSMEVLDDVILALRKMHQPVIAAVNGAAIGGGLCLALACDIRVAGESAYFRAAGINNGLTASELGLSYLLPRAIGTSRAFEVMLTGRDIDAAEAERIGLVSRTVPDADLLDVCYQMGERIASFSRPGIELTKRTLWSGLDAGSLEGHMQAEGLGQLFVRLLTANCEEAVAARAEKRPPVFTDDK, via the coding sequence GTGACCGACAGCGAAAACAGCAACTTCGTCCTCGTCGACCGTCCCGTCCCCGGCGTCGCGCTGGTGACGCTCAACCGGCCGGAGCGGATGAACTCGATGGCGTTCGACGTCATGGTTCCGCTGCGCTCGGTGCTGCAGGAACTCACCTACGACAACTCGGTGCGCGCGGTCGTGCTCACCGGTGCGGGACGCGGGTTCTCCTCGGGTGCCGACCACAAGTCGGCCGGCTCGGTTCCGCACATCGACGGGCTGACCAGGCCCAGCTACGCGCTGCGTTCGATGGAGGTCCTCGACGACGTCATCCTCGCGCTGCGCAAGATGCACCAGCCGGTGATCGCCGCGGTCAACGGCGCCGCCATCGGCGGCGGTCTGTGCCTGGCGCTGGCCTGCGATATCCGGGTGGCGGGGGAGAGCGCCTACTTCCGGGCGGCGGGCATCAACAACGGCCTGACCGCCAGCGAACTCGGGTTGTCCTATCTGCTGCCGCGCGCCATCGGCACCTCACGCGCGTTCGAGGTGATGCTCACCGGCCGCGACATCGACGCCGCCGAGGCCGAGCGCATCGGACTGGTGTCGCGCACCGTGCCCGACGCCGACCTGCTCGACGTCTGCTACCAGATGGGGGAGCGGATCGCCTCGTTCTCCCGGCCCGGAATTGAGTTGACCAAGCGCACACTTTGGAGTGGACTGGACGCCGGTAGCCTGGAAGGGCATATGCAAGCTGAGGGCCTCGGACAACTCTTCGTCCGCCTGCTCACCGCCAACTGCGAAGAAGCGGTAGCGGCGCGCGCCGAGAAGCGGCCCCCGGTGTTCACCGACGACAAGTGA
- a CDS encoding MFS transporter, with amino-acid sequence MSSATDVSPAPVATPADDAKRVRTALVASLVGTTIEWYDFFLYATAASLVFNQAFFPSQSSLVGTMLSFATFAVGFVVRPIGGFVFGHIGDRIGRKKTLALTMVLMGGATALMGVLPTAAQIGVLAPILLLLLRIVQGFALGGEWAGAILLAVEHSPPRRRGFAGSVPQIGLALGLALGTGVFALLQVLLPDAAFETYGWRIAFLLSVVLVVFGFIVRWKATETPAFEKIRDEESLAAAPLRDVFRPPALRSTVLGLLSRWGEGAAFNTWGVFAISYATGTLHLERVPVLTAVTVAALVMAALLPVSGLLVDRFGARAVYATGMAAYAVAVFPVFALFNTGSLAAYALGMVLVFGVIHALFYGAQGTLYASLYPARVRYTGLSTVYQLSGVYASGLTPLILTALIVAGGTAPWLACTYLVATAAISVVATALLRPKALHEL; translated from the coding sequence GTGTCTTCTGCGACCGACGTGTCCCCAGCCCCTGTAGCCACTCCCGCGGATGACGCGAAGCGGGTCCGCACCGCGCTGGTCGCCAGCCTGGTCGGCACCACGATCGAGTGGTACGACTTCTTCCTCTACGCCACCGCGGCGAGCCTGGTGTTCAACCAGGCCTTCTTCCCGTCGCAGAGCTCGCTGGTCGGCACCATGCTGTCGTTCGCGACGTTCGCGGTCGGCTTCGTCGTGCGGCCCATCGGCGGTTTCGTGTTCGGCCACATCGGCGACCGGATCGGCCGCAAGAAGACCCTGGCGCTGACGATGGTGCTGATGGGCGGCGCCACCGCGCTGATGGGCGTGCTGCCCACCGCCGCCCAGATCGGTGTGCTGGCCCCGATCCTGTTGCTGCTGCTGCGCATCGTGCAGGGCTTCGCGCTGGGCGGCGAATGGGCCGGCGCCATCCTGCTGGCCGTCGAACACAGCCCGCCGCGGCGGCGCGGCTTCGCCGGCAGCGTCCCGCAGATCGGCCTGGCCCTCGGATTGGCGCTCGGCACCGGGGTTTTCGCGCTGCTGCAGGTCCTGCTGCCCGATGCGGCGTTCGAGACCTACGGCTGGCGCATCGCGTTCCTGCTCAGCGTCGTGCTCGTGGTCTTCGGGTTCATCGTGCGCTGGAAGGCCACCGAGACACCGGCGTTCGAGAAGATCCGTGACGAGGAGTCGCTGGCCGCCGCTCCGCTGCGCGACGTGTTCCGCCCGCCCGCGCTGCGCAGCACCGTGCTCGGTCTGCTGTCCCGCTGGGGTGAGGGCGCGGCGTTCAACACCTGGGGCGTGTTCGCGATCTCGTACGCCACCGGCACCCTGCACCTGGAGCGGGTGCCGGTGCTGACCGCCGTCACCGTCGCCGCGCTCGTGATGGCCGCACTGCTGCCGGTGTCGGGTCTGCTGGTCGACCGGTTCGGCGCCCGCGCGGTCTACGCCACCGGGATGGCCGCCTACGCCGTCGCGGTGTTCCCAGTCTTCGCGCTGTTCAACACCGGCAGCCTGGCGGCCTACGCGCTCGGAATGGTGTTGGTGTTCGGCGTGATTCACGCGCTGTTCTACGGTGCGCAGGGCACGCTGTACGCATCGCTGTACCCCGCCCGGGTGCGATACACCGGGCTGTCGACGGTGTATCAGCTCTCCGGCGTGTACGCCTCCGGGCTGACGCCGCTGATCCTGACCGCGCTGATCGTCGCGGGCGGCACCGCGCCGTGGCTGGCGTGCACCTACCTGGTCGCCACCGCCGCGATCAGCGTCGTGGCCACTGCGCTGTTGCGCCCGAAGGCCCTCCACGAGCTCTGA